A stretch of the Polyangiaceae bacterium genome encodes the following:
- a CDS encoding type II toxin-antitoxin system PemK/MazF family toxin — MAARGDVLALRRGIGFLPGERLEAFVVVQSDRLSHSLETVIVVPLDRSVPEYAGIPGVVPLAPTEPGDWKTKVAVVPHLTSLPLERFAPERIGRLRPGTLARMGRVIRLAMDLE, encoded by the coding sequence GTGGCGGCTCGCGGTGACGTCCTGGCTCTTCGGCGCGGGATCGGGTTTCTGCCCGGGGAGCGTCTGGAAGCCTTCGTCGTGGTGCAGTCGGATCGGCTCTCGCACTCGCTCGAGACGGTGATTGTCGTCCCGCTCGATCGATCCGTTCCCGAGTACGCTGGCATTCCAGGGGTCGTTCCCCTCGCACCGACCGAGCCGGGGGATTGGAAGACGAAGGTGGCCGTGGTGCCCCATCTCACGAGCCTGCCGCTCGAGCGGTTTGCGCCCGAGAGGATCGGACGCTTGCGGCCGGGAACCCTCGCGCGGATGGGCCGCGTCATTCGGCTGGCGATGGACCTCGAGTAG
- a CDS encoding S8/S53 family peptidase, which yields MSGSVAACGEAGELDLGRVQDGVVEACAGPPVLTTRHTFENINRAVVIQTCSSSTGASHFAVTDEATGLPADFAELERLDALAFHNVNASTRPGLRAALDASPAGEVNVHIWFRPDLPDETPKEEVVAMSGHSQEQSKREARTFAQAKQALKRLSGIPGLTLLSSAEGFSEFGPPIILARGNRSALEQAGMADEVWEIVSAEETWVPGTTDYFFTTNDVWLDYAGHDGTGQTVAILEFERPESSLNLPGWPSGSCAPWSGFGTARLCHCSAGTRGGHPRMVMGVVRASSGSLWFEGMADEATTIAANTDGGCTTNGPDAFSSALNWSTSNGARVINCSDQMGLDPLVDSFQSSRDRLYDYKASVSPYPFIAVIAGNAGTGSNVMSRPRNGVSVGSGQENSGTDRNGVVMAAHSSNLNPNGGSGFEVPHLVAIGVNVDTAGRDLNTTDTVNGTSFAAPQVAGVVAALHERNPALKSWPEVVIPGLLASADEDVDGTPLSLHDGIDDSDGAGLLNAALAAGVLGASSKRDGNNPASVQGHDYGSIWESTTPTYTAYSEKWNASVAPGKVLRAAALFQSRPTCPASPGCSSPGGFNGCTASQVCSANPFVIFSLMVYDGTTLVAASNSTSNNYQFLRVTNGSGSTKTYNIRLVPLNYGGLPGTTWGVAWAEADE from the coding sequence TTGAGCGGGTCGGTCGCAGCGTGCGGGGAGGCGGGCGAGCTCGACCTGGGTCGCGTGCAGGACGGCGTCGTTGAAGCTTGTGCGGGGCCGCCGGTGCTGACGACGCGCCACACGTTCGAGAACATCAACCGGGCGGTCGTGATCCAGACGTGCAGCTCGTCGACTGGCGCTTCGCACTTCGCCGTGACCGACGAGGCAACGGGACTGCCGGCGGACTTCGCGGAGCTCGAACGACTCGACGCGCTGGCATTCCACAACGTCAACGCCAGCACTCGACCGGGGTTGCGCGCCGCGCTGGACGCCAGTCCCGCCGGCGAGGTCAACGTGCACATCTGGTTTCGACCGGACCTGCCCGACGAGACCCCGAAAGAGGAGGTCGTCGCAATGAGCGGTCACTCGCAAGAGCAGTCCAAGCGGGAAGCGAGAACCTTCGCGCAGGCGAAGCAAGCTCTGAAGCGCCTTTCCGGCATCCCGGGCCTGACGCTGCTCTCGAGCGCGGAGGGGTTCTCGGAGTTCGGTCCGCCCATCATCCTGGCCCGCGGCAACCGGAGCGCGCTGGAGCAGGCCGGCATGGCGGACGAGGTGTGGGAGATCGTCTCCGCCGAAGAGACCTGGGTGCCCGGCACCACCGACTACTTCTTCACCACGAACGATGTTTGGCTGGATTATGCCGGCCATGACGGAACGGGGCAGACCGTTGCGATCCTCGAGTTCGAGCGCCCGGAAAGCTCCCTGAACCTCCCGGGGTGGCCCTCTGGTTCCTGTGCGCCGTGGTCGGGTTTCGGCACCGCGCGCCTCTGTCACTGCTCCGCAGGGACCCGCGGAGGGCACCCTCGGATGGTCATGGGGGTCGTGCGCGCCTCGAGCGGCTCGCTCTGGTTCGAAGGCATGGCCGATGAGGCGACCACCATCGCTGCGAACACGGACGGGGGGTGCACGACGAACGGACCGGATGCGTTCTCGAGCGCGCTGAACTGGTCGACCTCCAATGGCGCGAGGGTGATCAACTGCAGCGATCAGATGGGACTCGACCCGCTCGTCGACTCCTTCCAGTCCTCGCGGGATCGCCTGTACGACTACAAGGCGTCGGTTTCGCCCTATCCGTTCATCGCCGTGATCGCCGGTAACGCCGGAACTGGCTCGAACGTGATGAGCCGCCCGCGCAACGGCGTCTCCGTGGGCTCGGGTCAGGAGAACTCAGGTACTGACCGCAACGGCGTCGTCATGGCGGCGCACTCGAGTAACCTGAACCCCAACGGGGGCTCCGGCTTCGAGGTGCCGCACCTCGTGGCCATTGGAGTGAACGTGGACACCGCCGGCAGAGATCTCAACACGACAGACACGGTCAACGGGACGAGCTTTGCCGCCCCGCAGGTGGCCGGAGTCGTCGCTGCTCTCCACGAGCGCAATCCAGCGCTGAAGTCCTGGCCGGAGGTCGTTATCCCGGGCCTGCTCGCGTCTGCCGACGAAGACGTGGACGGCACCCCGCTGAGCCTGCACGACGGCATCGACGACTCCGATGGGGCTGGCCTCCTGAACGCGGCGCTCGCGGCGGGCGTGCTCGGGGCCAGCTCGAAGCGCGACGGGAACAACCCCGCGTCGGTTCAGGGTCACGACTACGGCAGCATCTGGGAATCGACGACGCCGACGTACACGGCCTACTCCGAGAAGTGGAACGCCAGCGTGGCGCCCGGCAAGGTCCTGCGAGCAGCCGCGCTCTTTCAGTCTCGGCCGACTTGCCCTGCCAGCCCGGGGTGTTCCTCACCCGGCGGGTTCAACGGCTGCACTGCCTCTCAGGTCTGCTCGGCGAACCCGTTCGTCATCTTCTCGCTCATGGTCTACGACGGGACGACCCTGGTTGCGGCCTCGAACAGCACGAGCAACAACTACCAGTTCCTCCGCGTGACCAACGGCAGCGGCTCGACGAAGACCTACAACATCCGGCTAGTGCCCCTGAACTACGGCGGACTGCCGGGGACGACCTGGGGAGTGGCGTGGGCCGAGGCGGACGAATGA
- a CDS encoding PBP1A family penicillin-binding protein has translation MLRRITKWLKRLALGALVLALAGALTVYTVIRYHEADLPSVAELRSSYAPPQVTRVLGRDGSTLASLFTERRTVVELGEVSDVAKLAFLAAEDASFYEHKGLDYFGMLRALAANLRAGRTVQGGSTITQQVVKNLLLDPERTYRRKIRETILARRLEQQLSKDDIFSLYLNHIYLGHGRYGIEEAARFYFGKKASELTLPEASLLAGLVASPERFSPRKNATGATERRRYVLSQMLAKGFVTPELHAEALAAPVRLAPASEGESELAPEIVAHVSKLLENLAGEQARRGGFTVTTTIDPTLQAAARQAVRKNLGRHAERQKLEPPHTATKRRLFGAPFVGTPKPHHAYVGRVLRVDDKAGTIDVELGSVVGRIQLAREERFNPKHLPPSEFTKEGALLRASVAALPEGSEPVPARLELGPQGALVAIDPRSREVLALIGSHEAVAGGLDRATRARRQPGSAFKPFVYGYALHSKRFTAASLLELPASKDGKLEARSVSVRAALAQSDNAAAERLLAEVGAENVVQWARAAGIESRLEPTPSLALGAYEITPLEAANAYATFASGGTYAAPILVTKIVGPDGKELPLPAAPPSRRVMNEDEAYLVTSLLTSVVKEGTAKRALSLNRPLAGKTGTTNEAKDAWFVGYSTDLVCATWVGFDDALPLGWGESGAVTALPAFIELMKAAHDKKPATDFPRPASVLVVRIDPATGLLARADQADGKDELFLEGTAPTETADAGVDAAPSDDAGVELDPEAVQAGAAPSEPPAEVEDAGVADDSGPSPELPPF, from the coding sequence ATGCTCCGGCGCATCACGAAGTGGCTGAAGAGACTGGCGCTGGGCGCTCTGGTGCTCGCCCTCGCCGGCGCCCTCACGGTCTACACGGTGATCCGCTACCACGAGGCGGATCTGCCGAGCGTGGCCGAGCTGCGCTCGAGCTACGCTCCGCCGCAGGTCACGCGAGTGCTCGGGCGTGACGGCTCGACGCTGGCCAGCCTGTTCACCGAGCGCCGCACGGTCGTCGAGCTCGGCGAGGTCTCGGACGTCGCCAAGCTCGCGTTCCTGGCGGCGGAGGACGCGAGCTTCTACGAGCACAAGGGGCTCGACTACTTCGGCATGCTGCGCGCGCTGGCGGCGAACCTGCGCGCGGGTCGCACGGTCCAAGGTGGCAGCACGATCACCCAACAGGTGGTCAAGAACCTGCTGCTCGACCCCGAGCGCACCTACCGGCGGAAGATCCGCGAGACCATCCTGGCTCGGCGCCTCGAGCAGCAGCTGAGCAAGGACGACATCTTCTCGCTCTACCTGAACCACATCTACCTGGGGCACGGCCGCTACGGCATCGAAGAGGCGGCTCGCTTCTATTTCGGCAAGAAGGCCTCCGAGCTCACGCTGCCGGAGGCATCACTGCTCGCCGGCCTGGTCGCTTCGCCCGAGCGCTTCTCGCCGCGCAAGAACGCCACGGGGGCGACGGAGCGCCGCCGCTACGTGCTCTCGCAGATGCTGGCCAAGGGCTTCGTCACGCCGGAGCTCCACGCGGAGGCGCTCGCGGCGCCGGTCCGCCTGGCTCCCGCCTCCGAGGGGGAGTCCGAGCTGGCGCCGGAGATCGTGGCCCACGTCTCGAAGCTGCTCGAGAACTTGGCAGGCGAGCAGGCGAGGCGCGGCGGGTTCACCGTCACGACGACCATCGATCCCACGCTGCAAGCGGCGGCGCGTCAGGCCGTCCGCAAGAACCTGGGGCGCCATGCGGAGAGGCAGAAGCTCGAGCCGCCGCACACCGCGACCAAGCGGCGGCTGTTCGGCGCGCCCTTCGTGGGCACGCCGAAGCCCCACCACGCCTACGTCGGTCGGGTCCTCCGCGTCGACGACAAGGCGGGCACGATCGACGTCGAGCTCGGCAGCGTGGTCGGCCGGATCCAGCTCGCTCGAGAGGAGCGCTTCAATCCCAAGCACCTTCCCCCGAGCGAGTTCACGAAGGAGGGGGCGCTGCTCCGGGCGAGCGTTGCCGCGCTGCCGGAGGGCTCGGAGCCCGTGCCGGCGCGGCTGGAGCTGGGGCCTCAGGGAGCGCTCGTCGCCATCGACCCGCGCTCGCGCGAGGTGCTCGCCCTGATCGGCAGCCACGAGGCCGTCGCGGGAGGGCTCGACCGCGCGACCCGCGCGCGCCGCCAGCCGGGCTCGGCGTTCAAGCCCTTCGTGTACGGCTACGCGCTCCACTCCAAGCGCTTCACCGCCGCCAGCCTGCTCGAGCTCCCGGCGTCGAAGGACGGCAAGCTCGAAGCTCGCAGCGTCAGCGTGCGCGCGGCGCTGGCGCAGAGCGACAACGCCGCCGCCGAGCGCTTGCTCGCCGAGGTGGGTGCCGAGAACGTGGTGCAGTGGGCGCGCGCGGCGGGCATCGAGTCCCGGCTCGAGCCGACGCCGAGCCTCGCGCTCGGCGCCTACGAGATCACGCCGCTGGAGGCCGCCAACGCTTACGCGACCTTCGCGAGCGGAGGGACGTACGCGGCGCCGATCTTGGTGACCAAGATCGTCGGCCCCGACGGCAAGGAGCTGCCGCTGCCGGCCGCGCCCCCGTCACGCCGGGTCATGAACGAGGACGAGGCTTATCTCGTCACCAGCTTGCTCACCAGCGTGGTCAAGGAGGGCACGGCGAAGCGCGCGCTCTCGCTCAATCGCCCGCTGGCAGGCAAGACGGGCACCACCAACGAGGCGAAGGACGCCTGGTTCGTCGGCTACTCCACGGATCTGGTGTGCGCGACCTGGGTGGGCTTCGACGACGCGCTGCCCCTCGGCTGGGGCGAGTCGGGAGCAGTGACCGCGCTGCCGGCCTTCATCGAGCTGATGAAGGCGGCCCACGACAAGAAGCCGGCCACCGATTTCCCGCGCCCGGCGAGCGTGCTCGTGGTGCGCATCGATCCGGCGACCGGACTCCTCGCCCGAGCCGATCAGGCGGACGGCAAGGACGAGCTCTTCCTCGAAGGCACTGCGCCGACCGAGACCGCGGACGCGGGCGTGGACGCCGCTCCGAGCGATGACGCCGGCGTCGAGCTCGATCCCGAGGCCGTCCAGGCGGGCGCCGCGCCGAGCGAGCCTCCTGCCGAGGTCGAAGACGCTGGCGTGGCCGACGACTCCGGACCGAGCCCGGAGCTGCCGCCGTTCTGA
- a CDS encoding serine/threonine protein kinase, producing MGSVYKAEQPAMNRMVAIKILHPKLANRKDLTSRFRREARAMSQLTHPNTVKVFMYGELEEDGSLYIVMEFLEGRNLNQTVRKEGPMAIERAIPVLVQVCGALHEAHEMGIVHRDLKPENIFLCSQGGLKDYPKVLDFGLAKVTERQMRPGSIILTQEGMVFGTPEFMSPEQAQGKTLDARSDIYSLASILYEVLTGKLPFNAKTPMEYIQKHVMEPPIPLNERVPGKTFPPGLGEVIAKALAKKPEDRFQTAAEFAHALAAFGEPGSERALPLPSSPQASPPAPPVANPSANTLRAPTRSGPGAGLLIGVAAACLVLGVVIAVVAMKFLVK from the coding sequence ATGGGGTCCGTCTACAAGGCCGAGCAGCCGGCGATGAACCGGATGGTGGCCATCAAGATCCTCCACCCGAAGCTCGCCAATCGCAAGGATCTGACCTCGCGCTTTCGACGCGAGGCGCGCGCCATGAGCCAGCTGACCCACCCGAACACGGTGAAGGTCTTCATGTACGGCGAGCTCGAGGAAGACGGCTCGCTCTACATCGTGATGGAGTTCCTCGAAGGGCGGAACCTGAACCAGACCGTGCGCAAGGAAGGCCCGATGGCCATCGAGCGTGCCATCCCGGTTCTGGTCCAGGTGTGCGGCGCGCTCCACGAGGCCCACGAGATGGGGATCGTTCACCGAGACCTCAAGCCGGAGAACATCTTCCTCTGCTCCCAGGGCGGGCTGAAGGACTACCCCAAGGTGCTCGACTTCGGCTTGGCGAAGGTGACGGAGCGCCAGATGCGACCCGGGTCCATCATCCTGACGCAGGAGGGCATGGTGTTCGGCACGCCGGAGTTCATGTCGCCCGAGCAAGCCCAGGGAAAGACCCTCGACGCGCGCAGCGACATCTACTCTCTCGCCTCCATCCTGTACGAAGTGCTGACCGGCAAGCTGCCGTTCAACGCGAAGACGCCGATGGAGTACATCCAGAAGCACGTGATGGAGCCACCCATCCCGCTGAACGAACGCGTCCCGGGCAAGACCTTCCCGCCCGGCCTGGGCGAGGTGATCGCGAAGGCGCTGGCCAAGAAGCCCGAAGACCGCTTCCAGACGGCGGCCGAGTTCGCCCACGCGCTGGCGGCGTTCGGCGAGCCGGGCTCGGAGCGTGCGCTCCCCCTGCCTTCCTCGCCGCAGGCGAGCCCCCCGGCTCCCCCGGTGGCCAATCCCAGCGCCAATACGCTGCGCGCGCCCACCCGCTCGGGGCCCGGGGCCGGCCTGCTGATCGGCGTGGCGGCGGCCTGCCTGGTCCTCGGCGTGGTGATCGCCGTCGTGGCCATGAAATTCCTCGTGAAATGA
- the pgeF gene encoding peptidoglycan editing factor PgeF, translating into MNSAEFLESPLLRDAGFVHAFFTRNGGVSTGPYASLSFSHTVGDDPENVRENLARAARALGVEPARLFFLSQVHGRVAHGVDGSALRDDVIRTEGDALVSRDPTVACGVRSADCVPVLLGDRRSGAVAAVHAGWRGVVAGAVESAIERLSTLVETPTDLVAAIGPHISLESFEVSEEVASELLACSPDPGVVERRPGARPHVDLRRLVRAKLIARGLAPAAIDDVAGCTVLEPERFFSFRRDGARSGRHLSAIVPRVLHG; encoded by the coding sequence ATGAATTCCGCTGAATTCCTCGAGAGCCCGCTCCTCCGCGACGCGGGGTTCGTCCACGCGTTCTTCACGCGCAATGGCGGCGTGTCCACGGGACCCTACGCGTCGCTCAGCTTCTCGCACACCGTCGGTGACGACCCCGAGAACGTGCGCGAAAATCTGGCGCGAGCGGCGCGGGCGCTCGGGGTCGAGCCCGCACGCTTGTTCTTCCTGTCTCAGGTGCATGGGCGGGTGGCCCACGGCGTGGACGGGAGCGCGCTCCGCGACGACGTCATCCGCACCGAGGGCGATGCCCTCGTGTCCAGGGACCCGACCGTCGCCTGCGGGGTACGCTCCGCCGACTGCGTTCCGGTCCTGCTCGGTGATCGCCGGAGCGGCGCCGTGGCCGCGGTCCATGCCGGGTGGCGGGGGGTGGTGGCTGGCGCCGTGGAGAGCGCCATCGAACGGCTGTCCACCCTGGTCGAGACCCCAACCGACTTGGTGGCCGCGATCGGCCCTCACATTTCCCTCGAGTCCTTCGAGGTCTCCGAGGAAGTCGCGTCGGAGCTCTTGGCCTGCTCCCCGGACCCTGGGGTCGTCGAGCGCCGGCCGGGCGCGCGCCCTCACGTGGATCTGCGACGCTTGGTTCGAGCCAAGCTGATCGCGCGCGGGCTCGCGCCGGCGGCCATCGACGACGTCGCCGGCTGCACGGTGCTCGAACCGGAGCGGTTTTTCTCGTTCCGCCGCGACGGTGCGCGAAGCGGGAGGCACCTCTCGGCCATCGTCCCGCGGGTGCTGCACGGCTGA
- a CDS encoding DUF4339 domain-containing protein, protein MAFEVNCGKCGARFTLPDDLYERKVRGRVVTIRCKKCRADITVDGTKHEPAGDMTPTVPLSGPGSLPAVGGLWVVSFGDDDDRELTVGQVKKALENGEINRETLVWNTSLDEWLMLGEVPALAELAPEDEVGGFLGTGVAVGSEAELLGDDEVGPFRSVGAGTMSDRPELGEPAAKPEPQPADATKEPPPVEGTPTLPLAVPPAKLDGPKGGETPSKPPPKPEKKLPTAPPKVQPAWLSSAPPKPPPATEDPDLPEGEEVAPSSGTPDLRTLMTGSLVPPKEEVGSKDESVSEDIFAIGGGGIAAQLPTIDLTNIEPPPPSSDPKSSRKRRDDDAPASSDRPRAKTKKAESKTGKTKRPPPAPSGRQDKSAKAATAEEEKSGSPAMWIVLALLGAVAVYWFFLRSPDGAGSTEPTPRPTAETRTDPTPQPTTPTTVPTVSPAVVDSGPSEDAATVKKEEKPVEKVEPRETPVAKEEKPPVKEEKPPVKEEKPAAGTGGTSGEVAMAPPFDANAARAALNSAAGAASGCRQEGDPSGTATVVVTFAPSGRVTSANISGPPFAGTKTGGCIAGALRGAKVPAFSGEHVTVSKTVVIQ, encoded by the coding sequence ATGGCTTTCGAAGTCAACTGCGGCAAGTGCGGCGCGCGCTTCACGCTCCCGGACGATCTGTACGAGCGCAAGGTCCGCGGGCGCGTCGTGACCATTCGCTGCAAGAAGTGCCGGGCGGACATCACCGTCGACGGCACCAAGCACGAGCCCGCAGGCGACATGACACCGACCGTCCCGCTCTCGGGACCCGGCTCGCTGCCCGCCGTCGGGGGACTGTGGGTCGTGAGCTTCGGCGACGACGACGACCGCGAGCTCACGGTCGGGCAGGTCAAGAAGGCGCTCGAGAACGGCGAGATCAACCGCGAGACCTTGGTGTGGAACACCAGCCTCGACGAGTGGCTGATGCTCGGCGAAGTGCCGGCGCTCGCGGAGCTTGCTCCCGAAGACGAGGTGGGCGGCTTCTTGGGCACGGGCGTCGCGGTCGGCTCGGAGGCGGAGCTCTTGGGTGACGACGAGGTCGGCCCGTTCCGAAGCGTCGGCGCCGGCACGATGAGCGATCGCCCGGAGCTCGGGGAGCCCGCCGCCAAACCCGAGCCGCAGCCGGCGGACGCGACCAAAGAGCCCCCACCCGTGGAGGGAACTCCCACGCTGCCGCTCGCCGTGCCCCCCGCGAAGCTCGACGGCCCCAAGGGAGGCGAGACTCCGTCGAAGCCGCCGCCGAAGCCCGAGAAGAAGCTCCCGACCGCACCGCCGAAGGTGCAGCCGGCATGGCTCAGTAGCGCGCCGCCGAAGCCGCCGCCGGCGACGGAGGACCCGGATCTGCCAGAGGGAGAAGAGGTCGCACCGTCCAGTGGAACTCCCGATCTGCGCACGCTCATGACCGGCTCGCTGGTGCCACCGAAGGAAGAAGTCGGCAGCAAGGACGAGTCGGTGTCCGAGGACATCTTCGCCATCGGCGGCGGCGGGATCGCCGCTCAGCTGCCGACCATCGACCTCACCAACATCGAGCCGCCTCCGCCCTCGTCTGACCCAAAATCCTCGCGAAAACGCCGGGACGACGACGCACCCGCCAGCAGCGATCGGCCGCGCGCGAAGACGAAGAAGGCGGAGTCCAAGACTGGCAAGACCAAGCGGCCGCCGCCTGCACCGAGCGGCCGGCAGGACAAGAGCGCCAAGGCCGCAACCGCGGAGGAGGAGAAGAGCGGCTCGCCCGCGATGTGGATCGTCCTCGCGCTCTTGGGTGCAGTCGCCGTGTACTGGTTCTTCCTCCGCAGCCCGGACGGCGCCGGCTCGACTGAGCCCACGCCGCGGCCGACGGCGGAAACTCGGACCGACCCCACACCCCAGCCCACGACACCGACGACGGTTCCCACGGTCTCGCCAGCCGTCGTCGACTCCGGTCCCAGCGAAGACGCAGCGACGGTAAAGAAGGAAGAGAAGCCCGTCGAGAAGGTGGAGCCGAGAGAGACGCCAGTGGCCAAGGAAGAGAAGCCGCCCGTCAAGGAAGAGAAACCACCCGTCAAGGAAGAGAAACCCGCAGCAGGCACCGGCGGCACCAGCGGCGAGGTCGCGATGGCGCCGCCCTTCGACGCGAACGCAGCTCGCGCCGCCCTCAACTCCGCCGCCGGCGCGGCCTCCGGGTGTCGCCAGGAGGGCGATCCGTCGGGCACCGCCACGGTCGTGGTCACCTTCGCCCCGTCCGGGCGCGTCACCAGCGCCAACATCAGCGGTCCTCCCTTCGCCGGCACCAAGACCGGTGGCTGCATCGCGGGCGCCTTGCGCGGCGCCAAGGTGCCGGCCTTCTCGGGCGAGCACGTGACGGTGAGCAAGACCGTAGTCATTCAGTGA
- a CDS encoding GNAT family N-acetyltransferase, translated as MTLRIRTALPADASLVLGFIRELAEYEREPLAVEATAETLRAQLSSAVPPFECLIAELDGSACGFALFFQSYSTWRGRPGLYLEDLFVSESRRGCGVGKALLSRVARIAVERGCARLEWAVLDWNQPAIDFYRALGAVPMAEWTVFRLTGDALTQVAGG; from the coding sequence GTGACACTCCGCATCCGCACCGCACTTCCGGCCGACGCCAGCCTCGTGCTCGGCTTCATTCGCGAGCTGGCCGAATACGAGCGCGAGCCCCTGGCCGTGGAGGCCACGGCGGAGACGCTGCGCGCGCAGCTCTCGAGCGCTGTCCCGCCCTTCGAGTGCCTGATCGCCGAGCTGGACGGCAGCGCCTGCGGCTTCGCGCTGTTCTTCCAGAGCTACTCGACCTGGCGAGGGCGCCCGGGGCTCTACCTGGAGGATCTCTTCGTCTCCGAGAGCCGACGCGGGTGCGGCGTGGGCAAGGCGCTCCTGTCCAGGGTGGCTCGGATCGCCGTCGAGCGGGGCTGCGCGCGGCTGGAGTGGGCCGTCCTGGACTGGAACCAACCGGCGATCGACTTCTACCGAGCGCTCGGCGCCGTCCCGATGGCCGAGTGGACGGTGTTCCGCCTGACCGGCGACGCGCTCACCCAGGTCGCGGGCGGCTGA
- a CDS encoding SGNH/GDSL hydrolase family protein, with protein sequence MRAFFAATVVLVVLVLSAPGRAEEPAGRRYVVAAIGDSLTDTRSGGGKYMKLLGERCPESRFDAYGVGGQRTDHMRWRLTEDLFGRSTPWNKRPRYTHVVILGGVNDLAAATPRDASIERIKGNLTQMYRMARARGVSVVALTLAPWGRLRGVQDRRVEATEKLNGWILEQAVVDNVEHAVDIHGRLSCGDSHLLCPKHRRFPNDHIHWGTQGHEVVAAALFSEVFSDCR encoded by the coding sequence GTGCGCGCTTTCTTCGCGGCCACCGTCGTCTTGGTCGTGCTGGTGCTCTCGGCACCGGGCCGGGCGGAAGAGCCCGCCGGCCGGCGCTACGTGGTCGCGGCCATCGGCGACTCCCTGACCGACACCCGGTCCGGCGGAGGGAAGTACATGAAGCTGCTCGGCGAGCGCTGCCCGGAGAGTCGCTTCGACGCCTACGGCGTGGGCGGACAGCGCACGGATCACATGCGCTGGCGCCTGACCGAGGACCTCTTCGGGCGGAGCACGCCCTGGAACAAGCGTCCGCGCTACACGCACGTCGTCATCCTGGGCGGCGTCAACGACCTCGCGGCGGCGACGCCTCGGGACGCGAGCATCGAGCGCATCAAGGGCAACCTGACGCAGATGTACCGCATGGCGCGCGCGCGGGGAGTGTCGGTGGTCGCGCTCACGCTGGCTCCCTGGGGTCGGCTCCGCGGGGTTCAGGACAGGAGGGTCGAGGCGACCGAGAAGCTGAACGGCTGGATCCTCGAGCAGGCCGTCGTCGACAACGTGGAGCACGCCGTGGACATCCACGGCCGGCTCAGCTGCGGAGACAGCCATCTCCTGTGTCCCAAGCACCGGCGCTTCCCGAACGACCACATCCACTGGGGTACCCAGGGACACGAAGTCGTCGCGGCCGCGCTCTTCAGTGAGGTCTTCTCCGACTGCCGCTGA
- a CDS encoding acetyl-CoA C-acetyltransferase, producing the protein MAVAYIIDAVRTPRGRGKAGKGALSGIHPQELVAQTLNQLAKRVDLRREDVEDVIIGCVSQVKEQGACIARNSILAADWPETVTGVTLNRFCGSGLQSVNFAAMGVMSGQQDLVIGGGVESMSRVPMGSDEAMIDGLNLKLRKRLFQVPQGISADLIATIDGTTREDLDRFAVTSQANAARAVQENRFAKSLFPVVDDDGKVVLEKDEHPRPGATLESMAGLEPSFTMMGSAPFGPNGETLDQLALQHYPEVKEIRHVHHAGNSSGIVDGAALVLLASEAYAKKSGLRPRAKIRATATYGAEPVIMLTAPTPASEAALKKAGMNAKDIDLWEINEAFAVVPLNTIRRLDIDPARVNVNGGAIALGHPLGATGAALLGTAVDELERSGKATALITLCIGGGMGIATVIERV; encoded by the coding sequence ATGGCCGTCGCGTACATCATCGATGCAGTCCGAACGCCGCGCGGGCGCGGCAAAGCTGGAAAAGGCGCCCTCTCCGGGATCCACCCGCAAGAGCTGGTCGCCCAGACGCTGAACCAGCTGGCGAAGCGCGTCGATCTCCGACGCGAGGACGTCGAAGACGTGATCATCGGCTGCGTCTCCCAGGTCAAGGAGCAAGGCGCGTGCATCGCGCGCAACTCCATCCTGGCGGCAGACTGGCCGGAGACGGTGACCGGCGTCACGCTGAACCGCTTCTGTGGCTCGGGCCTTCAGTCGGTGAACTTCGCCGCGATGGGCGTGATGAGCGGCCAGCAGGACTTGGTGATCGGCGGCGGTGTCGAGAGCATGTCGCGGGTCCCGATGGGCTCGGACGAGGCGATGATCGACGGCCTGAACCTCAAGCTGCGCAAGCGCCTGTTCCAGGTGCCCCAGGGCATCAGCGCCGATCTCATCGCGACCATCGACGGGACGACGCGCGAGGATCTGGACCGCTTCGCGGTGACGAGCCAGGCAAACGCAGCGCGCGCCGTTCAGGAGAACCGCTTCGCCAAGAGCCTGTTCCCGGTGGTGGACGACGACGGCAAGGTCGTGCTGGAGAAGGACGAGCACCCGCGGCCGGGTGCCACGCTCGAGAGCATGGCGGGCCTCGAGCCCTCGTTCACCATGATGGGCTCCGCCCCGTTCGGCCCGAACGGCGAGACGCTCGATCAGCTGGCCCTCCAGCACTACCCGGAAGTGAAAGAAATCCGGCACGTTCACCACGCGGGCAACTCGAGCGGCATCGTCGACGGCGCGGCGCTGGTCCTCCTCGCCTCCGAGGCCTACGCGAAGAAGAGCGGGCTCAGGCCGCGAGCGAAGATCCGCGCCACGGCGACCTACGGCGCGGAGCCGGTGATCATGCTCACGGCCCCGACGCCGGCTTCGGAGGCCGCGCTGAAGAAGGCGGGGATGAACGCGAAGGACATCGATCTCTGGGAGATCAACGAGGCGTTCGCCGTGGTCCCGCTCAACACCATCCGCCGGCTGGACATCGACCCGGCGCGGGTGAACGTGAACGGAGGAGCCATCGCGCTCGGCCACCCGCTGGGTGCCACGGGCGCCGCGTTACTCGGCACGGCCGTGGACGAGCTCGAGCGCTCCGGCAAGGCCACCGCGCTCATCACGCTCTGCATCGGCGGCGGCATGGGCATCGCCACGGTGATCGAGCGAGTGTGA